The Halomonas sp. 7T genome contains a region encoding:
- a CDS encoding peptide chain release factor 3 — MSDANIAREAELRRTFAIISHPDAGKTTITEKLLLFGNAIQMAGSVKSKRNDRHATSDWMKMEQERGISVTTSVMQFPYGGRIVNLLDTPGHEDFSEDTYRTLTAVDSALMVIDGAKGVEDRTIKLMEVCRLRTTPILTFINKMDRDIRDPIEVMDEVETVLNIQCAPMTWPIGMGRHFKGVYHLYNDVIHLYTQGQGSRIPDDKRIEGLDNPEVDAVLGEEQAEELRMEVELVRGASHEFDLDAYRRGELSPVYFGTAMGNFGVREMLDGFVEHAPAPQPRETNTREVTAHDERFTGFVFKIQANMDPNHRDRIAFLRVCSGKYEKNMKMRHVRIGKDVKIADALTFMASDRSQVEEAWPGDIIGLHNHGTIQIGDTFTVGEDMRFTGIPHFAPELFKRVRLKDPLKMKALQKGLQQLSEEGATQVFMPIDNNDLILGAVGTLQFDVVAHRLKEEYKVDCLYEGVNVQTARWIYCEDAKMLEEFKRKASSNLAIDGGGYLTYIAPTRVNLQMTQERWPDIRFQPTREH, encoded by the coding sequence ATGTCTGACGCTAACATAGCGCGCGAAGCTGAACTGCGCCGTACCTTTGCTATCATTTCACACCCTGACGCGGGTAAAACAACTATCACCGAAAAGCTGCTGCTGTTTGGGAACGCTATCCAGATGGCTGGTTCGGTAAAAAGCAAGCGCAATGACCGCCATGCCACTTCCGACTGGATGAAAATGGAGCAGGAGCGGGGCATTTCAGTGACGACCTCTGTGATGCAGTTCCCTTATGGTGGACGGATTGTCAACCTATTGGATACGCCAGGGCACGAAGACTTCTCCGAAGATACTTACCGTACGCTGACAGCCGTTGATTCAGCGCTCATGGTGATTGATGGGGCGAAAGGGGTTGAGGATCGCACCATTAAACTTATGGAAGTATGTCGCCTGCGTACCACGCCTATTCTGACCTTTATTAACAAAATGGATCGCGATATCCGCGACCCAATCGAAGTCATGGATGAAGTGGAGACGGTGTTGAACATCCAGTGCGCGCCCATGACCTGGCCTATCGGCATGGGGCGGCATTTCAAAGGGGTATATCACCTTTATAACGATGTTATCCATCTCTATACCCAGGGGCAGGGGAGCCGTATTCCTGATGATAAGCGCATTGAGGGATTAGATAATCCAGAAGTAGACGCCGTGTTGGGTGAGGAGCAGGCAGAAGAGCTTCGTATGGAGGTTGAGCTGGTGCGCGGGGCGTCGCATGAGTTTGATCTTGATGCCTATCGCCGCGGCGAGCTATCGCCGGTCTATTTCGGTACCGCGATGGGGAACTTTGGTGTGCGTGAAATGCTAGACGGCTTTGTAGAACATGCGCCGGCTCCGCAGCCTCGTGAAACCAATACCCGTGAAGTGACCGCCCATGATGAGCGTTTCACCGGGTTCGTATTTAAAATTCAAGCCAATATGGACCCGAACCACCGGGATCGGATTGCCTTTTTGCGTGTCTGCTCCGGCAAGTACGAAAAGAACATGAAGATGCGCCACGTGCGTATCGGTAAAGATGTAAAAATCGCTGATGCACTGACGTTTATGGCCTCTGACCGTTCCCAAGTGGAAGAGGCGTGGCCAGGCGATATTATCGGCCTGCATAATCACGGCACTATCCAGATTGGCGATACGTTCACCGTAGGCGAAGATATGCGCTTTACCGGCATTCCACACTTTGCCCCTGAGCTGTTTAAGCGTGTACGTTTGAAAGATCCTCTCAAAATGAAAGCACTCCAGAAAGGCCTTCAGCAGCTTTCTGAAGAGGGGGCGACCCAGGTCTTTATGCCGATAGATAATAATGACCTAATCCTTGGTGCGGTAGGTACGCTGCAGTTTGATGTGGTCGCCCACCGCCTTAAAGAGGAGTACAAGGTCGACTGTCTGTATGAGGGCGTTAACGTGCAAACCGCTCGCTGGATATATTGTGAAGATGCCAAGATGCTTGAAGAGTTTAAGCGTAAAGCTAGCAGCAACCTTGCCATTGATGGCGGCGGCTACCTGACCTACATTGCACCCACGCGGGTGAACCTACAGATGACTCAGGAGCGCTGGCCAGATATTCGTTTCCAGCCCACTCGCGAGCATTAA
- a CDS encoding TatD family hydrolase, whose amino-acid sequence MLIDAHCHLDAVEFDTDRDSVFSAAQAVGVGHFIVPGTRRARWHNVLALAERDEVSICLGLHPYFVAQHQLSDLGALETLVNQQLSGASPARPVAIGECGIDGRFSESLSEQWRYFDEQLRIAKRCKLPVVVHCVKANDTVSKRLRQLCLPEAGLIHAFAGSYEQAVRFLDLGYVLGVGGAVTYERAQRLRRVVAKLPDDGFVLETDSPDMPLNGYQGQRNEPARLAQVAQEVAKLRGQRLSTVASLSSANAARVFKLPHVDSRR is encoded by the coding sequence GTGCTGATAGACGCCCACTGCCACTTGGATGCTGTAGAGTTTGATACGGATCGTGATAGCGTGTTTTCCGCAGCTCAAGCAGTGGGCGTTGGCCATTTTATAGTGCCTGGAACGCGTCGCGCGCGTTGGCACAATGTGCTCGCCCTGGCTGAGCGTGATGAAGTCAGTATCTGCTTAGGACTTCACCCCTACTTTGTTGCGCAGCATCAATTAAGTGATCTCGGTGCGCTAGAAACGTTAGTGAACCAGCAGCTTTCAGGCGCCAGCCCTGCTCGCCCCGTGGCTATTGGTGAGTGCGGTATTGATGGGCGTTTTTCGGAGAGCCTGAGTGAGCAGTGGCGCTACTTCGATGAGCAGCTACGCATTGCTAAACGCTGCAAGTTGCCTGTTGTCGTGCATTGTGTGAAAGCCAACGATACGGTGAGTAAGCGGCTTCGCCAGCTCTGCTTGCCTGAAGCTGGGCTTATCCATGCGTTTGCCGGTTCCTATGAGCAGGCGGTTAGGTTTTTAGATCTTGGCTATGTATTAGGAGTAGGCGGCGCTGTTACTTACGAGCGTGCTCAGCGTTTACGTCGCGTGGTAGCGAAGCTGCCTGATGATGGCTTTGTACTGGAAACAGATAGCCCTGATATGCCGTTAAACGGTTATCAAGGCCAGCGAAACGAGCCTGCGCGGTTAGCTCAGGTGGCACAAGAGGTAGCCAAGCTGCGTGGCCAGCGCTTAAGTACCGTTGCGTCACTCAGTAGTGCCAATGCCGCGCGGGTATTTAAGCTACCCCACGTTGACAGTAGGCGTTGA
- a CDS encoding YgfZ/GcvT domain-containing protein → MAIANTQLSSAVHLTQYAALDIKGADAETFLQGQTSAQVSLANGIFAPLTCFCTPKGRMLANGQLLRLGSDHFRLVLNASLAETLANHLKKFAAFYKAELTRVPTLTFVGASQCADALAEQLNLTLPGQPYTHATSDKGTALKMPGSPRWLFMFEEDPATSLVSNDETLRNEWLLADIRSGLAWLTDAQQDHFLPQMLNWEALAGISFKKGCYTGQEVVARAHFRGQVKKRLVHASVDASTLPDIGESIVDESGKSLGEVVSSAFNNDQQVEFLAVMNTKVMDEMLAVYWHQLPITLHALPYPIERLDPEQVAAQLA, encoded by the coding sequence ATGGCCATCGCCAACACGCAGCTCTCTAGCGCCGTACACTTAACCCAGTATGCCGCGCTTGATATCAAAGGGGCCGATGCGGAGACATTTTTACAAGGCCAAACGAGCGCGCAGGTGAGTCTGGCGAACGGCATATTTGCACCGCTCACCTGCTTCTGTACTCCTAAAGGACGAATGCTGGCTAACGGCCAGTTATTGCGGCTTGGCAGCGACCATTTCCGATTAGTGCTCAATGCCTCGCTGGCGGAAACACTCGCCAACCACCTGAAAAAGTTCGCCGCCTTTTACAAAGCCGAGCTGACACGGGTGCCGACACTCACCTTTGTAGGCGCCAGCCAGTGCGCAGACGCGTTGGCGGAACAACTTAACCTCACCCTACCTGGGCAACCTTATACGCATGCTACCAGCGATAAAGGGACGGCTCTGAAGATGCCCGGCAGCCCTCGCTGGTTGTTCATGTTTGAAGAAGACCCGGCAACTAGCCTAGTTAGCAACGATGAGACCTTGCGCAACGAATGGCTGCTGGCCGATATTCGTAGCGGACTTGCATGGCTTACCGATGCCCAGCAGGATCACTTTCTACCCCAAATGCTGAACTGGGAAGCATTGGCTGGTATCAGCTTTAAAAAGGGGTGCTATACAGGCCAAGAGGTTGTCGCTCGTGCGCACTTTCGCGGTCAAGTCAAAAAGCGCTTGGTTCACGCCAGTGTTGATGCCAGTACGTTACCTGACATTGGGGAGTCCATCGTTGACGAGAGCGGAAAGTCGCTGGGCGAAGTGGTCAGTAGCGCGTTTAATAACGACCAACAGGTTGAGTTTTTGGCCGTGATGAATACGAAAGTGATGGATGAGATGCTAGCGGTCTATTGGCATCAACTGCCTATTACATTGCATGCATTGCCCTACCCTATAGAGCGCCTAGACCCTGAACAAGTGGCGGCGCAGCTTGCCTGA
- a CDS encoding OsmC family protein: protein MHKPITIISERNHVFRQRVEVDGLEALYADVPPVVGGDGSAPDPHDYFDIALGTCKAITVQMYAKRKEWPLEGITVKVQRDDSQERKGVYKLAVTLILHGIEDPEQRAKLEEISHRCPIQRLMTQSTVEIATHTE from the coding sequence ATGCATAAGCCCATCACTATTATTAGCGAGCGCAATCACGTTTTTCGTCAACGGGTTGAGGTTGATGGGCTTGAGGCGTTGTATGCGGATGTGCCCCCGGTTGTTGGGGGAGATGGTAGCGCCCCCGACCCGCATGATTACTTCGATATTGCACTAGGGACGTGTAAAGCCATTACTGTACAAATGTACGCCAAGCGGAAAGAGTGGCCGCTAGAAGGAATTACCGTGAAGGTCCAGCGCGACGATAGCCAAGAAAGGAAAGGCGTCTATAAGCTTGCTGTCACTCTAATACTTCATGGAATTGAAGACCCCGAGCAGCGCGCTAAGCTTGAGGAGATCAGTCATCGTTGCCCTATTCAGCGGTTGATGACCCAGTCAACAGTAGAAATTGCAACGCATACTGAATAG
- the uvrB gene encoding excinuclease ABC subunit UvrB, with protein sequence MSKAFRLQSKFKPAGDQPTAISSLISGLESGLAHQTLLGVTGSGKTFTMANIVQQLQRPTIVMAPNKTLAAQLYGEFKSFFPDNAVEYFVSYYDYYQPEAYVPSSDTFIEKDASINDHIEQMRLSATKALLERRDALIVVSVSAIYGLGDPDQYLKMRLHFTRGELIDQRAFLRRLAELQYTRNDMDFRRGTYRVRGDVIDIFPADSDEEAVRVELFDSEIDTIRLFDPLTGAVRGEVPRMTIYPKSHYVTPRETILGAIDAIKGELKERLEWLRKHERLVEAQRLEQRTLYDIEMMLELGYCNGIENYSRYLSGRAPGDPPPTFFDYLPDDALLFIDESHVSVPQVGGMYKGDRSRKETLVEYGFRLPSALDNRPMKFEEWEAISPQTIFVSATPGKYEAEHASQIVEQVVRPTGLLDPEIEVRPASTQVDDLLSEIGLRTAVGERVLVTTLTKRMSEDLTEYLDEHGIRVRYLHSDIDTVERVEIIRDLRLGKFDVLVGINLLREGLDIPEVSLVAILDADKEGFLRAERSLIQTIGRAARNANGKAILYGDRITDSMRKAMDETDRRRAKQVEHNQKHGITPTTVTRSVADILEAAQAPGKKNSRRRGSERKVAESAAEYDVATMSKQDLLGAISKLEDAMFEAAQNLEFEEAARLRDQLHQMKEKQLALG encoded by the coding sequence ATGAGCAAGGCGTTTAGGCTTCAGTCAAAGTTTAAGCCTGCCGGTGACCAGCCAACGGCAATTAGCAGTTTAATCAGTGGCCTGGAGTCGGGGCTTGCTCATCAAACCTTGCTGGGGGTAACCGGTTCAGGTAAGACATTTACCATGGCGAATATTGTGCAGCAGTTGCAGCGGCCCACCATTGTTATGGCGCCAAATAAAACGCTTGCTGCCCAGCTTTATGGTGAGTTCAAATCATTTTTTCCAGACAATGCGGTCGAGTATTTTGTCTCTTACTACGACTACTACCAGCCCGAAGCATACGTTCCCTCTTCAGATACATTTATCGAGAAAGATGCGTCTATTAATGACCACATTGAGCAGATGCGCCTTTCAGCGACAAAAGCGCTTCTTGAGCGCCGAGATGCGCTAATCGTTGTGTCGGTTTCAGCTATCTATGGGTTGGGTGATCCTGACCAGTACCTGAAGATGCGCCTGCATTTCACCCGTGGTGAATTAATTGATCAGCGGGCCTTTCTACGTCGTTTAGCCGAATTGCAATACACCCGTAACGATATGGATTTTCGTCGGGGAACTTACCGGGTGCGCGGTGATGTCATTGATATATTTCCCGCAGACTCCGATGAAGAGGCGGTGCGCGTCGAGTTATTCGACAGCGAAATTGATACCATCCGCCTCTTTGATCCGTTGACAGGCGCTGTCCGTGGCGAGGTGCCACGTATGACTATTTACCCCAAATCGCACTACGTCACACCCCGGGAAACGATTTTGGGTGCTATTGATGCGATTAAGGGGGAGTTGAAAGAGCGACTGGAGTGGCTGCGTAAGCACGAGCGGCTAGTGGAAGCACAACGTCTTGAGCAGCGCACGTTGTACGATATTGAGATGATGCTCGAATTGGGGTACTGCAACGGTATTGAGAACTACTCGCGCTACCTTTCTGGACGTGCACCAGGCGACCCGCCACCGACCTTTTTTGATTATCTGCCTGATGACGCACTACTGTTCATTGATGAGTCCCACGTTAGCGTGCCCCAAGTGGGGGGGATGTATAAGGGCGACCGCTCTCGTAAAGAGACGTTAGTGGAGTATGGTTTTCGGCTGCCCTCCGCGTTGGATAACCGGCCAATGAAGTTTGAGGAGTGGGAGGCGATCAGCCCACAGACAATTTTTGTTTCCGCTACGCCGGGGAAGTATGAAGCAGAACACGCCAGCCAAATCGTTGAGCAGGTGGTACGGCCAACCGGGCTGTTAGACCCTGAAATAGAAGTTCGCCCCGCTAGCACGCAAGTTGATGACCTGCTTTCTGAAATAGGCTTGCGCACCGCCGTTGGCGAGCGCGTACTGGTAACGACCTTAACGAAGCGGATGTCTGAAGACCTCACTGAATACCTGGATGAACACGGTATTCGAGTGCGCTACCTGCACTCCGATATTGACACGGTTGAGCGGGTCGAGATTATCCGTGATCTACGACTGGGTAAGTTTGATGTGTTAGTGGGGATTAACCTGCTTCGCGAAGGGCTAGATATTCCTGAAGTGTCGCTGGTGGCGATTCTGGATGCGGATAAAGAGGGCTTTTTACGCGCCGAACGTTCGCTCATTCAAACCATTGGCCGTGCAGCGCGTAACGCCAACGGTAAGGCGATACTCTATGGCGATCGAATCACCGACTCGATGCGCAAAGCGATGGATGAAACCGATCGCCGCCGTGCAAAGCAGGTTGAACACAATCAAAAACATGGCATTACGCCTACGACGGTCACACGTTCAGTCGCTGATATTCTTGAGGCGGCCCAAGCGCCGGGCAAGAAAAACAGCCGTCGCCGTGGATCAGAACGCAAAGTGGCGGAAAGTGCTGCTGAGTACGATGTTGCCACGATGAGCAAACAAGACTTGCTGGGCGCTATTAGTAAGCTTGAGGATGCCATGTTTGAAGCAGCGCAAAACCTTGAGTTCGAAGAGGCGGCACGGCTTCGCGATCAACTACATCAAATGAAAGAAAAGCAGCTGGCGCTAGGATAA
- the nei gene encoding endonuclease VIII yields MPEGPEIRRAADRIEKQIGGKVLDDAWFAFPELSRQASTFIGVKVSSVDTWGKAMLIRFADQRVLYSHNQLYGVWKLHAEDKPPNTSRSLRVRLVAEGRAASLYSASDISLWDESTLARHPFLARLGPDLLSQHVNDDDVKQRLLMPAFMRRSLGALLLDQGLVAGLGNYLRSEILFFSQLHPKQRPCDLTDEQLRVLSSHIVEITRTAYRTAGVTNQAAWIEQAIAAGEPRRQWRFSVFERAGLSCHRCGNVIERMMVGSRRLYWCRQCQPAL; encoded by the coding sequence ATGCCTGAAGGTCCAGAGATTCGCCGCGCAGCGGATCGTATCGAAAAGCAAATCGGCGGTAAGGTGCTAGACGACGCGTGGTTTGCATTTCCCGAACTGTCCCGTCAAGCAAGCACGTTTATCGGCGTTAAAGTCTCGTCAGTTGATACCTGGGGTAAAGCCATGCTGATTCGGTTTGCCGATCAGCGGGTGCTTTACTCGCACAATCAGCTGTATGGCGTATGGAAGCTGCATGCCGAAGATAAACCGCCAAACACGTCACGTTCATTACGTGTTCGGCTGGTGGCAGAAGGGCGTGCCGCCAGTTTATACAGCGCTTCTGATATATCGCTCTGGGATGAGTCAACGCTGGCGCGTCACCCTTTTTTAGCTCGCCTAGGCCCTGATTTGCTCAGCCAACATGTAAATGACGATGATGTGAAGCAGCGACTGTTAATGCCTGCTTTTATGCGTAGAAGTCTTGGAGCACTGCTTTTAGATCAGGGCCTTGTCGCGGGGCTAGGCAATTACTTGCGCTCAGAGATTCTGTTTTTCTCCCAGCTACACCCTAAGCAGCGCCCCTGTGATCTTACGGACGAGCAGTTACGCGTGCTTTCATCGCATATTGTTGAGATAACGCGTACCGCATACCGAACTGCCGGGGTCACCAATCAAGCGGCTTGGATTGAGCAAGCCATTGCAGCGGGTGAGCCGCGCCGCCAATGGCGATTCAGCGTGTTTGAGCGTGCCGGGCTCTCCTGTCATCGCTGCGGCAATGTAATCGAGCGCATGATGGTGGGATCTCGGCGTCTGTACTGGTGTCGGCAGTGTCAGCCTGCTCTTTAA
- a CDS encoding fumarate hydratase, with the protein MTVIRQDDVIQSVADALQYISYYHPKDFIDAMADAYEREENPAAKDAIAQILINSRMCATGHRPICQDTGIVTVFVHVGMNVTWDAELSLDDMINEGVRRAYQLPDNVLRASVLADPDGKRQNTKDNTPAIIHHKIVPGDKVDIHVAAKGGGSEAKSKFAMLNPSDSVVDWVMEQLPKMGAGWCPPGMLGIGIGGTAEKAMEIAKEALLDPIDIQELQARGASNRAEELRLELFDKVNKSGIGAQGLGGLTTVLDIKVKDYPTHAANKPVAIIPNCAATRHAHFTLDGSGPVALPAPKLEDWPEITREAGDNVKRVNLDTVTPEEVKTWQPGDTLLLNGKLLTGRDAAHKRMVDMIAKGEPLPVDMKGRFIYYVGPVDPIGDEVVGPAGPTTATRMDKFTRTMLEETGLLGMVGKAERGQAAIDAIRDNQAVYLMAVGGSAYLVAQAIKKSRVVGFEDLGMEAIYEFEVEDMPVTVAVDSLGTSVHQTGPAKWKEIIAQSA; encoded by the coding sequence ATGACCGTGATTCGCCAGGATGACGTGATTCAAAGCGTTGCCGATGCTCTGCAGTACATCTCTTATTACCACCCGAAAGACTTCATCGACGCGATGGCCGACGCCTACGAGCGTGAAGAGAACCCCGCGGCAAAAGACGCGATTGCACAGATTCTGATCAACTCACGCATGTGCGCCACCGGTCACCGTCCAATTTGCCAGGATACCGGCATCGTGACCGTGTTCGTCCATGTGGGCATGAACGTCACGTGGGACGCTGAGCTGAGCCTCGATGATATGATCAATGAAGGTGTGCGCCGCGCTTACCAGCTGCCAGATAATGTACTGCGTGCCTCGGTCCTGGCCGACCCTGACGGCAAGCGCCAAAACACCAAGGACAACACGCCTGCCATTATTCACCACAAAATTGTGCCGGGTGACAAAGTAGACATCCATGTGGCGGCGAAGGGCGGTGGTAGCGAGGCGAAATCGAAGTTCGCCATGCTTAATCCCTCCGATAGCGTAGTAGACTGGGTGATGGAGCAGCTTCCCAAAATGGGCGCAGGCTGGTGCCCGCCAGGGATGCTGGGCATTGGCATTGGCGGTACCGCTGAAAAAGCGATGGAAATTGCTAAAGAAGCACTGCTGGACCCCATCGACATCCAAGAACTGCAGGCCCGCGGTGCTAGCAACCGTGCTGAAGAGCTGCGCCTTGAACTGTTTGATAAGGTGAATAAAAGTGGTATTGGTGCCCAAGGCTTGGGTGGCTTAACCACCGTATTGGACATTAAGGTCAAAGATTACCCAACCCATGCTGCCAATAAGCCGGTGGCAATCATTCCTAACTGCGCGGCCACCCGCCATGCTCATTTCACGCTGGATGGTTCTGGTCCGGTAGCGCTGCCCGCGCCGAAGCTGGAAGATTGGCCAGAGATTACCCGTGAGGCAGGTGATAACGTCAAGCGTGTCAATCTGGATACCGTGACGCCTGAAGAAGTGAAAACCTGGCAGCCCGGCGATACGCTGTTGCTAAACGGCAAACTGTTGACGGGCCGTGACGCGGCCCACAAGCGCATGGTGGATATGATCGCCAAGGGTGAGCCGCTGCCGGTGGATATGAAAGGGCGGTTTATCTACTACGTTGGCCCAGTTGACCCGATTGGTGACGAAGTAGTGGGTCCAGCAGGCCCCACAACGGCTACGCGGATGGATAAATTTACCCGTACGATGCTGGAAGAGACAGGCCTATTAGGCATGGTAGGCAAGGCGGAGCGGGGCCAAGCCGCTATTGATGCCATTCGCGATAACCAAGCTGTGTATCTCATGGCGGTGGGTGGCTCTGCGTACTTGGTCGCTCAGGCGATCAAAAAGTCACGGGTGGTAGGCTTTGAAGACCTAGGAATGGAAGCTATCTACGAATTTGAAGTGGAGGATATGCCTGTTACCGTCGCGGTTGATAGCCTAGGTACTTCCGTTCACCAAACAGGGCCTGCCAAATGGAAGGAAATTATTGCTCAGTCAGCCTAA
- the cls gene encoding cardiolipin synthase has translation MTSWLLGTGIMLIHFLGIVSAIMALMSSRTSQGAVAWIISLLTFPYVALPAYWFFGRPRFYGYVSARGARDNVLRRVLARYRNNVKPHVALPKNADIQAVEQLAMMPLTKGNSAELLIDGEATFDSLFAGIDQAKDYLLLQFFIVRDDALGRRLQHHLIQAAQRGVRVYFLYDEVGSRKLNQGYFRDLSKEGVDVKAFRSSRGFKHRFQLNFRNHRKIMVTDGKKGWIGGFNVGVEYLGQDPRHGPWRDTHLALQGPSVLGLQEAFWEDWHWATNEVITLNWHAETHPQEDHQVVIVPSGPADKQDTASLLIQQLIHSANERLWVTSPYFVPDQGVQDALRLAAMRGLDVRVMIPERPDHLLVFLSAFSFLPDMLRAGVKIYRYLPGFLHQKVILIDKDATSIGTVNLDNRSFRLNFEITAFIPSTAFADKVSKMLEEDFTNCRRVTMDEINQRPMWKKVISRAAYLTAPIQ, from the coding sequence ATGACCTCATGGTTATTAGGGACAGGTATCATGCTGATACACTTTTTAGGAATTGTATCAGCCATTATGGCTTTGATGTCGAGCCGTACATCGCAAGGCGCTGTAGCGTGGATCATTTCGCTGCTCACCTTTCCTTACGTCGCATTACCTGCGTACTGGTTTTTCGGACGCCCGAGATTTTACGGCTATGTTTCGGCAAGAGGCGCGCGTGACAACGTCTTAAGGCGTGTTCTAGCGCGTTATCGCAACAACGTCAAACCACACGTTGCATTGCCCAAAAATGCTGATATTCAAGCCGTGGAACAACTCGCAATGATGCCCTTAACTAAGGGTAACAGTGCAGAGCTTTTGATTGATGGAGAAGCGACCTTCGACAGCCTTTTCGCAGGAATTGACCAGGCGAAAGATTACTTACTGCTTCAGTTCTTTATTGTTCGAGACGATGCGTTAGGGCGTCGCTTACAGCACCATTTGATTCAAGCTGCTCAGCGTGGCGTTCGTGTTTATTTTCTCTATGACGAAGTTGGCAGCCGAAAACTGAATCAAGGTTACTTTAGAGATCTCAGCAAAGAAGGGGTTGACGTAAAAGCTTTCCGATCTTCACGCGGCTTCAAACACCGTTTTCAGCTTAATTTTCGTAATCACCGTAAAATCATGGTGACCGACGGCAAAAAGGGCTGGATCGGTGGCTTCAACGTTGGTGTCGAGTACTTGGGGCAGGATCCTCGTCATGGGCCATGGCGAGATACCCATTTGGCCTTGCAAGGGCCTAGCGTATTGGGTTTACAAGAAGCTTTTTGGGAAGATTGGCATTGGGCAACCAATGAAGTCATCACGCTTAACTGGCATGCTGAAACACATCCGCAGGAAGATCACCAAGTCGTTATCGTTCCATCGGGGCCTGCGGACAAACAGGATACAGCCAGCCTATTAATTCAGCAGTTGATTCACAGCGCTAATGAACGATTGTGGGTTACCAGCCCATATTTTGTGCCCGACCAAGGAGTGCAGGATGCACTTCGTTTAGCAGCCATGCGGGGGCTTGATGTTCGTGTAATGATCCCCGAGCGTCCGGATCATTTGCTGGTATTTTTGTCGGCCTTTTCATTTTTACCGGACATGTTAAGAGCAGGCGTAAAAATATACCGTTATCTACCAGGATTTTTACATCAAAAGGTAATCCTGATTGATAAAGATGCCACATCAATAGGCACAGTAAATTTAGACAACCGATCATTCAGACTCAATTTTGAAATAACTGCTTTCATACCAAGCACCGCGTTCGCCGACAAAGTAAGTAAAATGCTGGAGGAGGATTTTACGAATTGCCGACGCGTGACAATGGATGAAATAAACCAACGCCCGATGTGGAAAAAAGTTATATCGCGGGCTGCTTATTTGACTGCGCCAATTCAGTGA
- a CDS encoding LysR substrate-binding domain-containing protein: MNLETKWLEDFVALANTRSFSASAKQRHVTQPAFSRRIRALEQAIGVTLVDRTTTPIGLTSEGQLFLITARNLVEQLNESLGHLRGLSIANEALDIVAAHSLALSFYPPWISRLQKGLGELPTRLVAMNVGEAIHVLREGNCDLMLAYYDPFATMQLDAEVFPSFSIGKVKMLPVTLPDEQGEPLFSLQRDSSIPYLAYTQGAFLGRSVRMLLKNDPLRMKLRTVYETAMAEGLKGMVLQGVGTAWIPDFCIREELKSGRLVRAGDESWDIPLEIRLYRCSLVHKPGVERLWRQMMKLPRDFLQA; this comes from the coding sequence GTGAATTTAGAGACAAAATGGCTAGAAGACTTCGTCGCTTTGGCGAATACGCGCAGCTTTTCTGCATCCGCAAAACAACGTCATGTAACACAGCCTGCCTTCAGCCGTCGTATTAGGGCGCTAGAACAAGCAATTGGCGTTACGTTGGTTGATCGTACCACTACGCCGATAGGTTTAACGTCGGAAGGGCAGCTTTTCTTAATTACGGCGCGCAACTTGGTTGAGCAGTTAAATGAATCGCTAGGGCATCTTCGTGGTTTATCTATCGCTAACGAAGCGCTGGATATCGTCGCCGCGCACTCATTAGCACTGAGCTTTTATCCTCCCTGGATATCACGGTTACAAAAAGGGTTGGGAGAGCTGCCGACACGCTTAGTTGCTATGAATGTAGGGGAGGCTATTCATGTACTGCGTGAAGGCAACTGCGATTTGATGCTGGCCTACTATGACCCATTTGCCACCATGCAGCTCGACGCAGAAGTTTTCCCCTCATTTTCAATTGGCAAAGTAAAAATGTTGCCTGTCACTCTGCCCGACGAACAGGGTGAGCCGCTTTTTTCACTGCAGCGTGATAGTTCTATTCCTTACTTAGCCTATACGCAAGGTGCGTTTCTAGGCCGTAGCGTACGCATGCTGCTGAAAAATGACCCGTTGCGTATGAAGCTTCGCACGGTTTATGAAACAGCTATGGCCGAAGGCTTAAAAGGCATGGTGTTGCAAGGCGTGGGCACCGCCTGGATCCCAGATTTTTGCATTCGTGAAGAATTAAAAAGTGGCCGGCTGGTGAGGGCCGGTGACGAAAGTTGGGATATTCCTCTTGAAATTCGTCTCTACCGCTGCTCATTAGTGCATAAGCCGGGTGTTGAGCGTCTGTGGCGGCAAATGATGAAGCTACCTCGGGATTTTCTACAGGCTTAG